ACTCATTCCGGGAGATCGGCGCCAAGGGGACAACGAGCCTTGCAGTTGTGGCGCCCGGCATAAGTCAAGCACTCATCGCCACGGCCATAGGCCTTGCCACGGCTATCCCTGCCGTGCTTGCGTACAACTATTTCATGGGGAGGGTCAAAGGCATTGCCTCGAAGATCGAGAACGGCTCCATATATCTCCTCAATTACCTGACCCGATGAAAGCGAAGAAGACAGCAGGTCCATTGTCTGATATAAACGTTGTTCCGCTTGTCGATATCATGCTCGTGCTGCTCATCATCTTCATGCTCACATCGCCTATGATGCAACACGGGCTGGGTGTTGATCTGCCCAGGACGAGTGCAAAAGCGCTTCCCCTTAAAGATGATCCCCGGGTGATCACGGTGAACAAAGAAATGAAGGTGATTCTCAATGAAAAGATACTTGATATCAAAAACCTCGGGCCGGCCCTGCAATTTGCTTTTGCCGGCAAACCCGAGAAGGAGATATTGCTCAAGGCAGACAGCTCTGTCCCCTACGGTTTCGTGGCACAATGCATGACGGCGATGAGAGAGGCCGGTGCAAACAAGATCAACCTCGTGACAAAACCTATAGATGAGTGACCGGCTTGAGTCTTGTCAGCGCGTTTCAATAAAAACTGAATATGCCTCCATAAACGTGGGAAATCCGGTAGTCTGGATGATGAGGAGCAGAGTATGCAGGATCTCCTCGTCCGTCGCCCCAGCTTCGCGCGCCTTGCCGATGTGTGTCTCGAGGGCAATCCTATGGTTACTCGCCCCTGAGATAGCAACCTTCATGAGCCATCTGGTCTTCTCGGACAGCGGGCCCGACTTTTCGTGGATTTGTCTTCCCAGGGCCTCATGGGCCCTATAAATCGCCGGAAACTCCTTTTTGAACTTTCTAAAAGCATCGTGCACATCTTTCATGGAATGTCTCCTTTTAGTCGGTTTTACAGCAAGTATAGCCCACAATTTCTTTCTGTCAATATTGTACTCTCCATGACAACCCATTTATCGTGGTTTGTCCTCACGATGAATAACGGCCATGGTGCCCTGGTTGTGCATGTTGCGGGAAAAGCACTCCACTGAAAGGTCAGCGCCAGCTACCATGTGCATGAACATGCTCTTATTTCCTACTGCAATACTTCTGCCAGGAAAGATCCTCCCGAAGGTGCCCTCCGGAATCGATTTGAAGAGCCCGGAGAGCGGATAGTCCGTGGTGCTTTCTTTTTTGTCCAGGTATTTGTACCCCGATCCCGTGGGATAATCGAGAAAACGGTGCTCACCCGTGGTTATGGTCAGGTATTGGGCCTCTCCCGGCTCGTAGTAGTACCATTCTGTGCCGTTGCGACACGGCGAATGAGACCACAGAAAGTCATGCAAACCAACGCCTTCAAGCACGATGAGGGCCATATTCCGAGTTGCAAGGCCTTGTTCCAGCGCCCCGAAAATACCGGTAATGGCTTGGATGCTGTGGCCCGGTGCATGGAGGGGGACATCGAAATTGAAGGCCGGTATTCGCGCCGGCGTCCTCATGGCGCCGGCTGTGGTCTTGAAGGCGTACCCCTCGCGGGCAAGCATGAGGTATTCCGGTACTTGTGACGCCTCCTGAGCGGATCCGTCAAAAAGACGCACTACTTCGTCTCGATGAACTATCTTCTGTATGTGAGGATGCCCTCGCAAGATCTTCATGTCCTCATCGCTTGGACCATAGAGGCCGGCGTACCGCGCCGACCAGTGCGTGCACACGGCAAGGCCGTCTAGCGCTGTTGCATCGATAAAGCCCGAAAGCGGTATCATGTCGCCCATTCCGACTACAATGGCGGAGAAACCGGATATGCTGAGAAACCGCTCAACTTCCAGAAACGCATCGGCCATCATTTTCGCCCGGTCTTCTTTGGTCATGGGTGTGTATCTGCCGGAAAAATACTGTGCCGCGTAAGTGAGAAAAACCAAACGTGGGTTATAGCGGCCAATCAGATCAAGGCCTGTATCAGTTACCCAGCGGTTGCTGCCAGGGTCCATATCACCCGGATAGGGGTGTCTCTGCAACACGCCCCCTACCATCTCGACAAGAGCCCCCGCTGCCTTGACCTCATCGCCTGTCCGAAGGTCGAAGGTATTCTGCCATCCCCTGGCATCCACAATCGCCGTACTCATTGTCGCGCTCCATTGAAGTCATCACGAATTGTGCCGGTTAGGAGTTTAATCCCATGTCCGCACGTTGGACAGAGTTTTCCTTCGCCGTTTAAGCGCTTGAGTTTGTCACCACCGCAGCCCAGGCTGAACCGCTCTATGACCACGGTCCCGCAGGCGGGACACAGGGTATCCACCCATTCGGAGCCCACAAAGTTGTGAAAATAGATGTATGGTAGCCTTTTTCGCGCAGACTTAAGCGCTGCGTCTATGGCCCGAATGTCGGGATACTTATCACCCGTCATTTCGTCTTCTGGAAGAAGACGAAATACATGCCAGGGTATCTCCCTGTCGACTTCCGAAAGAAAGTCCACTATGGTATCGATATCCCCGTCGTTTGCTCCCTCTATGATGGGCGTGGTCACCTCCACATGACGATCCCGTGCCAGTCGTCTGATATTACGGAGCACGGGTTTGGTAAAGTTGATGCCTATATAGGTCTTGTTGAAATGGAAAGAGATCCCCTTGAGGCTAATGTTAAAAAATGAGAAGATCGATGCCAGAAGCTCCGTTGATTCCACGGTCATGTAACCGTTGGTAAGACACCCCATGGGCAGACCGGAAGCCTTTGCCTCCTCCGCAAGATCCATGAGTGAAGGGATGGACACAGTAGGTTCATTGACGTTGAATACAATACTCGAACAGTTGAGCTTCTTCGCCATGTTCACCAATTCTCGGGGTGAGAGGTTATATAAGAGCTCCTGCTGAATCGCGGGATCTTCTTTTGCGACGAAGGCGTTCGAGCAGTATTTGCACCTGAAATTGCAACTTAAGGTGCCGATCGCTAGGCACCTGCTCCCAGGATACGCGTGATAGAACGGGATAGATTCGAGCCGTGATGCCCCGCAGGAGCTCCAGCGGTGAGGAAATCTCTCTTTGATGGCTCCTTCCGAGACCGCATACATCCGACAAAAGCCCGTCTTGCTTTCGTTTAGCTCACATCGTCGTTCACAGTAACTGCAATGCATGGTTTACCTCTCCGCTGATGCTATCCGCCGGTTCACAGATTCGGCATAAGGGAGCGAATCCAACGATATAACGATTACCAGGAATGTTTTCTCCTTAGAGTCATCCGGACGGACTATCTGCACCATGGTCACCGTTCAATTCATTCCCTTTTTCTGCGTCACGCTCATCTTAATCCTGTACTAGCTGTCTGGCAAAACTCACCACCGGCTGTATCGCGATCCAGTCTGTCCAATCAAGTGGACTAAAAAATCTGGCCAGCATCTCCCTTGCTTTCTCGTCCTTTTTCAGCCACCAATCTATTTGAAGCCTTATTCTTGGTCCGCTCATAAGAATCTTGTCGATGTAGCTCAGCTTACCGTAATTGAATGCGCCTCGAAGCGGATAGTATGTTACCTTCTTTCGTATATCCACGGGAAGACTGGCCCGGAACACTTTGTCTTGTCTTGGATCATTAGATGGAACTCCTGTAACAGCAAAGATTGCAAGTTTCTTTTCACATAGGATCTTCCAGTTACGCTTTACAAAACTTATATGTTTTATCCTTCCCATATACACGGGAGATCCAAAGAGAACCGTTGAATAGTGCTTCAGAAAGGGCGGGTCAAATGCCGAGATTTCGAAGATGTCAGCCCCGACTTCTTCCGCTATCCATTGGGCGTATCGTTTCGTGCTTCCATATTTTGTCCCGTACAGTACAACTATTCTCTTGAGAGATTGTTCCACTTTCTTGTCCCTTTCCTTAAGAATGATTCATTCAAAGTAGATTATCTCCACAAACTCTCCTGCCTCCAGACCGGCCCGATCTTCCGGAATCATAATATATCCATACTTCCCCATTAAATTGGATTCGCCAAGCATCTTGATCGGCCTCGCTTTGCCGTCGTGAATGTTAACTTTTCGCACCCCTCGTACTCCGAGAGAAGCAGTTGCTCTCCCTATCAGTTGCGCCTGATGTCCGGTGCGGGATGACGGGGGATAATGACCGAGCTTTTTGACAACAGCGTCAACAAACATGAAAGCAGCGACGGCGCATGATTCGGTATAACCGGGAAGAAAGATTACCGGTATCGTCTTCTCCCCATTTCGTATAAGACCTGTGCCCATATGGTTTCCAGGGTGTAGGGCCACACCATGAAAAAGTACCTCCCCCATTGACGATATCACCTGTTCCATGAGGTCTCTTTTACTCTTGGAGCTCCCGCCTATGGTGATAATGAGATCGTAATCGGTTCCGTCCATCAAAACCTCTTTGAGTTGTGTTTCGTCGTCGGGAACGATCTCGTGGAGCGTGGGGCAGCCGCCATACCGTTCAACAAGGAGACTACACATGAGTCCGTTCGTTTCGTAAACGAATCCCGGAGAAATCTGATCACCCCTTTTTACGCACTCATCACCGGTGGGTACGATCAAAACACGGGGTCTGTCGTATACTTCGACATCGCCCACCCCCAGCTTGGCAAGCATGGCAATGTCAACAGGCTTCAGCTGCAGCCCCTCTTTATTTACACAGTCACCCCTGGCTAGTCCACCACCCCGGGGCCAGATCCATTGATGTTTTGTTACTTCTTTGGAAACAAGAACACAGCCGTCCCTTTCCTTGGCGTCTTCAAGAGGGAGAAGCGCGTCGGCTCCTCCAGGCAACGCGCTCCCCGTGTGCGCCAGCACACAACAACCACTAGCGATGTGTTCATCTGTGGTTACGCGCAGCACCCTCTCGGAACCCTCCCCGCAGCCAACGGTATCAAGGGCTCGCAGAACATAACCGTCCAGAATACACTGATCATAATGCGGATAGTCCATAGGCGCAACAACATTCTTGGAGAGCACCCTGTTGTCGGCATCCTCCAGAAGCACTGTCACTACGCGTTTCAGGGGTTCCACAGTCTCAAGAAGGGACGCGATCGCCTTATCAACGTTTGGGAGCATGCTATTTTTCATATCACCCCACTCGAATTGGGATCAAAAGTTGACGCTTACTACGCCCATAATCGTCCGGCCAGGGTTGGGATATACATATTCCTGGGCAAATTGCCTATCCAGGAGATTTTCAACCGTAAGAGCAGTCTTTAGTATGGTTCTTTCCGTTAGTTTCCAATCGCGCCATATCTTTAGATCGACCGTCTGGTAGGAGTCCATACTGTAAAAAGGAAGTCTGGTATTTTCATTGTCGTAGAATTGGTTGCCCACGTATCGGTATATGAGGCTTCCACTCATGAGCCTGGGGTTCATGTATTGTATTCCCGCGTTGCCCATGAAACTGGGGGTATTGGCCACCTGGTTTCCTTGATTGGCGGGATCCTCTATGATAAGAGATTTATTCAGGGTCAGATTCATGACAGCTGAAAATTGATCCGTGATGATCTGATTTATCTGAGTTTCAAGGCCATAGATCTCCACCTTGCCTATGTTTTGGATCTTCAGAAGCGATACGCCGGGGACAGTCGGGCTGGGACTATAGACGCCTGAAAACATATTTTCGATCTTCCCGTAATATGTGGTCATGTTGAAAGAAGTGCCTGTTTTTTTCAGCTGCCCTTCCAATCCAAGATCCACCATCCAGGTCTTTTCCGGTTTCAAGTCAGGATTCGCTACACGCCACGTGGTCCCGGTGGTAGTATTTTGAAAGTACCACGTGGGGAGGCCGGGATAGAATGCCGTACCGGCAGATGATCTAATAGCGAACTGATCGTTGATCCGATATTTTGCTCCTCCCCGATAGGTAGTATAGTTACTGGAAGAGTCCTTCAGATAGTTCGGTGTTGAAGCGCTATCGTAGATATCGTGGAATTTCCAATTATCATACCGAGCACCCATCAGCAGAGAGAGCTTTTTGTCAAGGAATAAAGCTTGGTCCTGGAGGTAAAAGGCCTCTTGGTCCGTTTTATAATCGGTCCCGGAAACGGCTGCCCCAGTGGTCCACGTGTTTGTATCTGATCCAATCCTTTCTCTGCTGTAGAAGGTTCCAGCTGTTAAAATGTTGTTCTTCCCCAGGTAAAAATCGTCCTGGAGTTCCAGGGGCGTCCTCGTCACTTTCGATTCTTGCGAGTAACGCTTCCTCCAATCAAATACAAGCTTCGAACCGACTTGAGAAATGCCGTAATCGGTCTTGGCCGGTCTATCCCAATCCTGGTATCCTCCGGAAAAAGTGATCTTCATTATGTTACTAACAGGAAGTTGAAACCGGACACTTCCGAGGCCCTGTTTCCCGCTGTCCAAAGGAATCAGATTGGGCTGGCCGCCGTTGATGTTGAGAAGGGCGTAGTTATATGCAATCGTGAAGCTTGCTCCGTCCCTTCCAATCCAGCCAGCCTTTCCCGACAGATATGTACTGCTATAATCCGCGCTGTCCACCGTCGCAGTCGTGAGGGTCGAAGGACTCTTTGTATATATCCTCCGCGTATTGTCGATAGGAATATTGCTATATCCGTCCGAATAGTCGCCGGCATAGGAGAGATAATAGTGGAACTGGTTATCTCCCTGTCTAAATGCCCCACCCGTGCTGGCGTAAGGGCGCTTCGTATTGTTGCTGCCGTATCCGACGGAAAGTGTAGACCCCATATCTTTCTTACCCTGCCTCGTAATGATATTCACAACGCCGCCTGATGCGTTGGCGCCATAAAGGGCGGATGAGGGACCCATGACAACGTCGATTCTCTCTATATCATTCCTGTTAATGGTATTGGTAAACGATATCGAGGATCCAACAGGCATGCCGTCGATGAGATAGACGGTCCTCGCACTAAAATCGCCTGTTCCCCGGAGATTTACCCAGGCCGGATTCTTATTTGGCGCCTGGCCGACAAATACACCAGGTAAATCCTGAATAAGCTGACCATAGTTTGGGATGATATAGTCGGGCTGAGATTCTATGTTTTCACGATCAACCGTGTACGTGGTGAATGGAGAGTATTCTGCCGGGGCATTGGTCTTCGTAGCGGTTACGACTACTTCAGGAAGAACAATGCCCTTTTCGTGCGTCTTACTCTCCTCGGATGAAGCCGTCGGTCCTCCCGGCGAAGCGTTTGCTTTTTCCGCTGCCGATCCTGCTACGGGGGAGAACAATAGTGCAATTAACAACAGTAAGCAGAAAATCCGTGACATAGTGGTTTCCTCCTCTTGAGAATAATAGAATGTGGTGGAACAGGTGCTCGCATTCGTTGATATTCCTTTCTAATACATATCGATGGCACTATTACTTACGGAAACAGGGCCCTTTTCATCGTCTCTTCCGGTACATTTATTCCAAGGAAGAGCCGGTAGAACTTGCAGGCCTCCCCTATTATGTCTGTGTGGTGCCGTTCAGGGTAGAGACGCCACATGAGCCACTTGATGCCCAAGAGCCTCATAAATGAGGGCGGTCTATCGAACCAATTGAGAAGCATTGTCGGGGATAGATAAACCCTGCCTGTTTTGACCGCCCTGACATTCTGCCACCGCTCGTCTTTGAAGACATTCCCGTAGAAAGCAGGCTCTGTCGCTATAATTACCTCGGGATCATAGCGAAGCACTTGCTCCAACGAGACGGGCTCCCTGCCCCTCACTTTAAACCTGCCATCACTGCACCGATGGACGTTTGTTGCACCTGAAAGCGAGATAAGCTCTGCATGAATGGACGTATCACATTCCGTAAAAAGCCCGCTCATTCCTTCCGCATAATAGACGCGGGGTCGCTCGACCTGAGGGATAAGGTCTCTTGTTCGGGCCGTCTCTTTAAGTACCCGATCACCGTAATCGGCAAGGGTGCGCGCCCGTTTTTCACGTCCAAGGAGATTCCCAAGGAAGAGAAAGGCGGCAGGGTAATCGCTCGTCTTATCGATCTTCACGTACGCCACAGGGATGCCGAGTTTGGCGAGCAGTTTCTCTGATGGCACATTGAGTTCCATGTTACCCCACATTTCAGCGACTACTACATCGGGTTTTGCTTTGAGAAGGGCTTCCATGGTTATTGTAGCGCTCTGCCCGAAAAATCCCCCAACCACGGGGAGTTTTTCCACCTCAGGAGACAAATATTTCTTCTGTTCTGTTGTAAAAGGTGCGCTTATTCCTGCAAGGAGAGTGGGATCGATTGCGTAGATGAGATACATTACGATTGGCCAGTCCCCGCAGACTTTTGTGATCCTGTCTGGCACCACGACTTTTCGGCCCGCCATATCCGTTATCTCACGGGCACACGAAGCCGTATAAGAAGAACCAACAAAGAGAACAAAGAGAACAAAGAAAAATGAGGCCTTGAGACGCCGGGATGGCCGAGTGGCGAGGCGGTTATTTCTCATTGCCCCTCCATATTAGCACTCCGGTAACACTGCGTCTTTTGCACTGGACAGATTCATGTTGTTCGCGATCCCTGAAGAGAGTGGCAATGGCGGTTAAGATTCGTGATTGGTCAACTCCTCGTCCCTGCGCTTCCACGCTTCTTGCCAGGTCTAGAGCCAGCTCCTGCATGGTTTTCGTTTCCTCTATGGTAATCGGAAAAGATGTATACGAAAAGATTCTTCCCATCTGCTTAAGCGTTTTTCGAATGTTACGAATGTCTGGCCTGGGGTTGAGAGACAGGCTGAGCATCCGCCGTATCTTGTTGCAGGTGGGGTGACGTTGTATCTTACCTGTTGCTATGTAGACGCACCATTGCCTGGAACACTTCTCCATCTTTAGAATATCTTCTTCGTCCTCTACTGCTTGGGACAGGGCCGTGAGAACAATGTCGAAAGCCCCCGAGAGTGCTTCCGTGTCTGGATCAATTTCTTTCCAGGAAGCCCGGACGGTCCTTGCGACCGTTACATCGACGCGCTGAGCTTCCGCGATGAGACGCAAAAGCATCTTGTCGGATATGTCAAGTGCCGTAACCGACGCTCCAAGCAAAGCCAGGGGAAGTGCGAAGGTTCCCGGGCCGCTGCCTACGTCGAGAATATGCGTTCCTGCGACGATAATGCCTTTACGCTCTAAAAGATCGATAACCTGGTTCGTTCGTGCCACAGTCTTTTCCTCGAAGGGAAGGGTATACTCTGACGCCTTTTCGTCCCAAAAAAGACGACTGTCTACGCCGAGGCTTGTTTTATCGTTAGTCAAAGCGGCGTTATTATCTTGTTGGGTCATCTGATTCACAATTTGCATCCTCATCAATCATTTCAGCTCACAGGCTTATGCCGTCTCCAGTTTTGCTATATCCGTTTAAAGATGCGACGACGGATAACAAAACTGCACGCCGCACCGGTTGCTCCTAACGATTGTCAAATCCCGCTTAGCTGCATATACTCTCCGGAACGCAAACGCGTAAAGAACCATTAAGCTTCAGTACGTTGACTCTTGCGTCATAGAGATGGAATAGATTTTCGTCGCTAATTATGTCGCCACATGCACCATCTGCCATAATGGCGCCGTTCTTTATCATGATTGCGCGGTGGGCGACCCAGAGCGCATGCTCCGGCGAGTGGGTTGATTTGATAAAGGTGTATCCTTGCCTCGAAAGCTTCATGATCTGATCGAGGAGTCTCAACTGGTTCCCGTAATCGAGGCCGCTCGCCGGTTCGTCCATGATGAATGTCCTGGCGCCCTGGGCGAGCGCCCGGGCGATCAAGGTGAGTTGCCTCTCTCCACCGCTTATCTCCGTATAAGCTCTGTCCGCGAGGTGCGCTATGGCGAGCCTTTGGATTGCATCACCGGCCACGCTCATATCCTCCTTGGAGTATCTGAAGAAGAAAGTTTTGTGGGGTATCCTCCCCATGAGCACCACATCCATAACCGTGTAGGGAAAAGAACTTTTATGTGTCTGCGGCACGTAAGCTATTTTTCTGGCGAGAAACTTGGAGCCAAGCTGTGCAATATCCTCACCGTCAAAGAAAATTCTGCCCTCGGCCGGGCGGATAAGGCCGAGCATGATCTTGATGAGGGTGCTCTTTCCGCATCCGTTGGGCCCGAGCAACGTAAGGATCTCTCCCTCTGCGACGGTGAAGTTGATATCGTTCAGCACGTTCTTTTGGGTATAGCCGAAAGATACCCCTTGCACTTCGATCAATGGTTTTAGTTCCATCCTTTTTTGGCCTTTCTCAATATCATTGCAAAAAATGGTATGCCGATAAGTGACGTGGTGATTCCGATAGGGATCTCTACATTGAAGAGCATGCGCGAAACATCGTCCACAACAACGAGATAAAGAGCCCCGATCAAGGCGCTCGCGGGGACAAGCACCTTGTTGTTGGGACCGACGAGCATACGGGTGATATGAGGAATGATAAGCCCAACCCAGCCGATCATCCCGGCGAGCACGACTGTGAGCGCACTCATAAGCGTCGCGAAGAATATAAGGAGCATGCGAACCCATTCCACGGGAATGCCGAGCGCCCGTGCTTCCTCGTCGCCCATACTCAGCGCATTGAGATACCCGGAAAAAAGTGTTATGAGGATAATGCTCGCCACCTGTGGGATGCCTGCAGCGAGTAGTGTTTTTCTGTCAACAAGTGATAGCCCGCCCATGAGCCACTGCGTGATGGCTGGCAACTGGTTATACGGGTCAGCGATGTATTTGATGATCGAAAGAAGAGAGGTGAAAAGAGCGCCGCTGATAACACCGCCAAGAACGAGGAGCAGGACAGTATTTCCCTTATGCATCTTGGCTATGCCCACAGAGACAAGTACCGCCATGAACCCGAAAACAAAGGTTAAGCATTGCACAGCGACCCAGCTTTTAGAAAAGACCATGCCCACCGCTGCCCCGAATGAAGCGCCGGCAAGCACGCCGAGGAGCGAAGGCGAAACCAGGGGGTTCACGAACATGGCCTGGAAGGCTGCCCCTGAGACGGAAAGCGAAGCGCCGACGAGGATGGCCGCAAGGATACGAGGCAAGCGGATATCGATGAGAAGGTTTTCGAGTAAAAGAAGCCGCTCACGTTCAATGTTCCCCACACCGGATATTTTGAAAAAAAGGAAACGGCTAATATCGCCCGCCGCGAGCGGGTATTTACCAAGCGTGAGCGAGAAGCCCGCTACGCCTATAAGCAGGAGCGCAAGAAAAGGGAAAAAGGTTTTGCCGTGCTTCATGGATAGATCACCTTTCTGATTTCTTCGTCGGAAAGATCAATGCCCAAAAACAGTTTGTAGAACTTCTTTGCGGTCCCGACTATGTCGATGGGGTATTCGTTAGGGTAGAGGCAATTGGCAAACCACTTTACGCCCAGGAAGCGCATGAACGACGGAGGGCGGTCGAACCAGTTGAAGGGGGCCTTGGGGATAAGATAGACCCGCTTGTCTTTGACAGCCTTTACGGTCTGCCATCGGGGGTCTTTGAAAATGGCGTCAAAAAAGGTGTCTTCCTGCACCACAATCAGATCCGGATTGTACGCGATTACCTGTTCGAGATTTACTTTCTCCATGCCCATCTGGTCCTTTATGTCGCACCGGTGTACGTTTACCCCGCCGGCGAGGTTTATTAGTTCGCCGTGCCACGATGTATCGCATTCGGTACTCAGACCATCAGGGCCTTCGGCGTAATAGACCCTCACTCTCTTTGAAGCGGGTATAGACCCGATTTTTTTTTGCACGTCGGTCAACGCATCTCTTCCATACTTGCTCAAGACCATTGCCCTGTCTTCCTTTCCCAGAAGCCTTCCAACGAAAATAAAAGCTTTTTCGTAATCCTTGAGGCTATCAACCTGAACGTGAAATTTAGGGATGGGGAATTTCTTCATCATCTCTTCTTCCATCATGCTCTTTCCCATGGACCCCTTTTGCCTCCACATGATGATCACATCAGGGTCTGCCTTTAAGATCAGCTCAGGATTTGCGGTCTGGCCCTGGCCGAAAAAGCCGCCTATGACCGGCTTGGTCGTGACGCTTTTTCGGAGAAACCGCCTTTCCTGTTCCTTAAGGGGAAAATTGAGGCCCACGAGTACGTCCGGATCCATGGCGTAGAGCATATATGTCGAAGGGGGCGAAGTAGCATATACTTTTATTACTCTGTCAGGAACGGTTATCTTACAACCATCCATATCGACCACTTCCCGTGCCCTGGCGCAGGGTGCGGCAGCGACAATGCACAAGACCGTTAAGAAGATAAGGGCCCATTTACGAGATAATGCATGCAACCTTGTGGCACCCCCGTTTCTTATTCGCCCCACGATACGATGCTCTTTGCCGGGTATGAGCTTCTGCTCCCGGCGGCATTCATATGTCAAAAAATGCACCGACGCCACGTACGCCCCCTCATTGCTGATATATCACCTGCCTTATGTCCTGTTCAGAAAGACTCGTCCCGAGAAAGAGCCGATAGAAGTCACGGGCCTCTTTGACGATGTCGATCCGGTAGTCATTCGGATAGAGACAATTCATTAACCATTTAAGACCAAGGATACGCATGAACGACGGAGGGCGGTCGAACCAGTTAAAGGGGTGTCTGGGGATGAGATAGACGCGCCCTTCCTTCACCGCCTTGATATTCTGCCATACCGGGCTCTTTTCCCTGACGACCTTATCGTAGAAAACCTTTTCCTGCGCTACGATGACATCGGGGTTATAAAGCATGATCTGCTCCATTGAGACCTTCTCAAACCCCACGTGACTCGATGTGTGGCAGCGATGGACATTCCTGTCGCCTGCGAGCTGGAGCAGTTCCACATGGATCGAGTCATTGCATTCCGTGCTGAGGCCGTCCACACCTTCAGCGTAGTAGACCGTAGGTCTTTTTTCGGCGGGGATCTTGCTTACCGTGTTCTTCACATCATCGAGTGTTTTTCGGAAATAGCCGCTTAACTGTTTGGTCCGGTCTTCTCTCTTGAGCAGTCTACCGAGGAACAAATAGACCTCGGGGTAGTCGGAAAGACTCTCGGCCACGGCGTAGACAAAGGGTATGTTGAGCTTCTTTATCGATTCTTCCGATCTTTCGTTAATCGCGGATTTGTTTGCCGACCACATGATCAACAAATCCGGTTTTGCCTTGAGCAGTATTTCAACATTGGCGGCCTGACCCTGACCCCCGAGAGATCCGATAACCGGCAGATTGGCCACCTCTTTCGGGAAGTATTTTTTGTCCTCATCTTTTATGGAGAGATTGAGCCCCGGCAACATGGACGGGTCCACAGAGTACATGATGAAGGAGCCATAGGGCGAGGGCGCATATACCTTCCCGATAGAATCCGGTAAGGTCACCGTGCGGCCGGCCATATCGACAACCTCCCGCGCGTTCGCGGTAGACAGTGAAGTAAGAGCCGGTACAAGGAGTGCTATTATTAGTGCAATGATACCAAAGTTTCTCTGTTTCAACATTGATGCTACCTCCTCATCAGTTCAGCGTTTTCATCTCCACATTTCAATCCACAGGCCCACTTCACTTCTTGTTACGGAGCAATTCTTGATACCGGCCTGTTGCAGTGCTTTGCGGTATTCAGTTTCATGATTTCTACTTCTCTTCATAGGACCGGACCACGCTTTATTGATTTCCCTCATCTTTGCCATGACCTGCGCCTGGATTTCCGGTGAGCCCAAACCCCCTCCGATGAAAGCCCGTCCGCCCGGAGCGAGAACCCGGTATATCTCATGGAATGCCTTTGCCTTGTCCTCCCAGAAGAATACCGAGCCCCTGCTTACGACAAGATCGATAGATTGGTCATTGACGGGAATTTCATGCACATCACCGCGGAGAACGGACATCCTTGCTTTGAAGTGGGATGCGG
Above is a window of Syntrophorhabdaceae bacterium DNA encoding:
- a CDS encoding class I SAM-dependent methyltransferase, translated to MDVQQFDRIAREAFAPVYVFIAQQIAERTGITNGVCLDAGSGGGYLSLALARITDLDILLLDSSEEMIDIANQNIAASHFKARMSVLRGDVHEIPVNDQSIDLVVSRGSVFFWEDKAKAFHEIYRVLAPGGRAFIGGGLGSPEIQAQVMAKMREINKAWSGPMKRSRNHETEYRKALQQAGIKNCSVTRSEVGLWIEMWR